A genomic region of Gemmata massiliana contains the following coding sequences:
- a CDS encoding RNA recognition motif domain-containing protein: protein MGKKLYVGNLSWGVTDAQLQDMFAPYGSVVSAQVIMDRDTGRSKGFGFVEMGTDQEAQAAITGMHGQVIEGRPLTVNEARPKEGGGGGGGGRRGGGGGGYGGGGGGYGGGGGGYGGGGGGYGGGGGRRY from the coding sequence GTGGGTAAGAAATTGTACGTCGGCAACCTGAGCTGGGGCGTTACCGATGCGCAGCTCCAAGACATGTTTGCCCCGTATGGGTCCGTCGTATCGGCCCAAGTGATCATGGACCGCGACACCGGGCGCTCGAAGGGCTTCGGCTTCGTCGAGATGGGCACCGATCAAGAGGCGCAAGCCGCTATCACCGGGATGCACGGCCAAGTGATTGAGGGCCGCCCGCTGACCGTGAATGAAGCCCGTCCGAAGGAAGGCGGCGGTGGCGGTGGCGGCGGTCGCCGGGGTGGTGGCGGCGGTGGCTACGGCGGTGGCGGCGGTGGCTACGGCGGTGGCGGCGGTGGCTACGGCGGTGGCGGCGGTGGCTACGGCGGTGGCGGCGGGCGCCGCTACTAA
- a CDS encoding tetratricopeptide repeat protein: MPKPADSRVRPGRTGVLVAAAVLLCAPGCHTARNFKERVTNATAPLFSSHYDDPRAEEKLAAAEQLFKEQQYDKARSEFRTLADNQGNPAALAERARYMQAECRYKLGQYPEAADTYHKVLIDFPTGTYRRDCCARMFEICDLWLNDFRAEKDRRVAAGETGVLRWHPSWPKPLDRSRPAIDQEGRTLEALERIHTHDITGPTADKAIFWCGYVNFIRGNFDEADQFFSQLVELHSDSPLRPEAMAFAIQAKNNATGGASYDGRKCAEALHLIQVAEATVPELANDPSKAEKLTRAKFAIRSQQAEKDFLTAEYYERTGHPGSAVFYYELVRRRYAGTRYSDLATEKKDRLVKLMHDGRPAPGNDPFAIAKAKWNELFGRHQTAPDDEKDRPRVDPSLMPVGGPPPSDGTGNTRP; encoded by the coding sequence ATGCCGAAGCCAGCCGACAGCAGGGTCCGACCGGGGCGCACCGGTGTGCTGGTTGCGGCGGCCGTGCTGCTGTGCGCCCCGGGGTGCCACACCGCGCGCAATTTCAAGGAGCGCGTCACCAACGCGACCGCCCCGCTCTTCAGTTCGCACTACGACGACCCGCGTGCCGAAGAAAAGCTGGCCGCAGCCGAGCAACTGTTCAAGGAACAGCAGTACGACAAGGCCCGTAGCGAGTTCCGCACGCTCGCGGACAACCAGGGCAACCCCGCGGCCCTCGCGGAGCGCGCCCGGTACATGCAGGCCGAGTGCCGGTACAAGCTCGGCCAGTACCCGGAGGCCGCCGACACGTACCACAAGGTGCTCATCGACTTCCCGACCGGCACCTACCGGCGCGACTGCTGCGCCCGCATGTTCGAGATCTGCGACCTCTGGCTCAACGACTTCCGCGCCGAGAAGGACCGCCGCGTCGCGGCCGGTGAAACGGGCGTGCTCCGCTGGCACCCGAGCTGGCCCAAGCCGCTCGACCGCAGCCGCCCCGCGATCGACCAGGAGGGGCGCACGCTGGAAGCACTGGAGCGCATCCACACGCACGACATCACCGGGCCGACCGCGGACAAGGCCATCTTCTGGTGCGGGTACGTGAACTTCATTCGCGGGAACTTCGACGAGGCCGACCAGTTCTTCAGCCAACTGGTCGAGTTGCACTCCGACAGCCCGCTGCGCCCGGAGGCAATGGCGTTCGCGATCCAGGCGAAGAACAACGCGACCGGGGGCGCGAGTTACGACGGCCGCAAGTGTGCCGAGGCGCTGCACCTGATCCAGGTCGCGGAGGCCACGGTCCCGGAACTGGCGAACGACCCGTCGAAGGCCGAGAAACTGACCCGGGCGAAGTTCGCGATCCGCTCGCAACAGGCCGAGAAGGACTTCCTGACGGCCGAATACTACGAGCGCACCGGGCACCCCGGGTCCGCCGTCTTCTACTACGAACTCGTCCGCCGGCGCTACGCGGGCACGCGGTACTCGGACCTCGCCACCGAGAAGAAGGACCGGCTGGTGAAGCTCATGCACGACGGGCGCCCGGCCCCGGGCAACGACCCGTTCGCGATCGCTAAGGCCAAGTGGAACGAGTTGTTCGGCAGGCACCAGACCGCGCCCGATGACGAGAAGGACCGCCCCCGCGTCGACCCGAGTCTGATGCCCGTGGGCGGCCCCCCGCCGTCGGACGGCACGGGTAACACGCGGCCCTGA
- a CDS encoding FAD-binding oxidoreductase codes for MIATSPTAPAAISSADHVKLVSRMRAIVGNDNVLTAAADMAAYECDGFTIAKTKPNVVVFPTSTEHIIGIVKACNELGVSFLARGAGTSLAGGCVLVGGGVMIALARMKRILEVNVRDRYAVVEPGVVNVWLTNALKPHGLHYAPDPSSQGACTIGGNVATNSGGPHTLKYGVTVNHILGVELVLPDGRVVACGGPTEDSPGYDLTGAIVGSEGTFGVVSKVWVRLTKNPEAYRTLLGIFETIDDATSTISDIIGAGIVPAALELLDKTMLSAVEAAFKFGFPLDAEAVVIMEVDGLAAGLQDEADRIEVIAKKNRAREVRKANTEAERLALWKARKQAFGTIGRLGYPSYCTQDGVVPRTKLPEIMRHIQATAKKYGLGICNVFHAGDGNVHPILMFDERDPAQVQKILDASHEILAECINLGGSVTGEHGIGVEKIDFMPLMFTPDDLHYMMRLRIAFNPDGRCSPGKLLPTAGGCSEPSIGVTQTKPARRAAV; via the coding sequence ATGATCGCGACCTCTCCGACCGCACCAGCCGCTATTTCGTCCGCTGACCATGTGAAACTCGTGTCGCGGATGAGGGCCATTGTCGGCAACGACAACGTGCTCACCGCAGCGGCGGACATGGCCGCTTACGAGTGTGACGGCTTCACCATTGCGAAGACCAAACCGAACGTCGTTGTGTTCCCGACTTCGACCGAACACATCATCGGCATCGTGAAGGCGTGTAACGAACTCGGTGTGTCGTTCCTCGCACGGGGGGCGGGGACGAGTCTCGCGGGCGGGTGCGTGCTCGTCGGCGGGGGCGTCATGATCGCACTCGCCCGCATGAAGCGCATCCTCGAAGTCAACGTCCGCGATCGCTACGCGGTCGTCGAACCGGGCGTCGTAAACGTGTGGCTCACCAACGCGCTCAAACCGCACGGGCTCCACTACGCGCCCGACCCGAGCAGTCAGGGCGCTTGCACGATCGGTGGGAACGTCGCGACTAATTCGGGCGGGCCGCACACACTCAAGTACGGCGTCACGGTGAATCACATCCTCGGCGTCGAACTCGTGCTCCCGGACGGGCGCGTGGTGGCGTGCGGTGGCCCGACTGAGGACAGCCCCGGGTACGATCTGACCGGTGCGATCGTGGGGAGCGAGGGGACGTTCGGCGTAGTGTCGAAGGTCTGGGTGCGGCTCACGAAAAACCCCGAGGCGTACCGCACGCTGTTGGGCATTTTCGAGACCATCGACGACGCCACGAGCACTATCAGCGATATCATCGGGGCCGGGATCGTACCCGCCGCGCTCGAACTACTCGACAAGACAATGCTCTCCGCGGTCGAAGCCGCGTTCAAGTTCGGGTTCCCACTCGACGCGGAAGCCGTCGTCATCATGGAAGTGGACGGTCTCGCGGCGGGCCTCCAGGACGAGGCGGACCGGATCGAGGTCATCGCGAAGAAGAACCGGGCGCGCGAGGTGCGTAAAGCGAACACCGAGGCCGAACGCCTGGCACTGTGGAAGGCGCGCAAACAGGCGTTCGGCACCATCGGGCGGTTGGGGTACCCGAGTTACTGCACCCAGGACGGTGTGGTTCCGCGGACGAAGCTCCCGGAGATCATGCGGCACATTCAGGCCACCGCGAAAAAATATGGCCTGGGTATCTGTAACGTGTTTCACGCGGGGGATGGGAACGTTCACCCCATTTTGATGTTCGACGAACGCGACCCGGCGCAGGTACAAAAGATATTAGACGCGAGTCACGAAATCCTCGCAGAGTGCATCAACCTGGGTGGGAGTGTGACTGGCGAACACGGGATCGGCGTCGAGAAAATCGACTTCATGCCGCTGATGTTTACTCCCGACGACTTGCATTACATGATGCGGTTGCGCATCGCGTTCAATCCCGACGGGCGGTGCAGCCCGGGTAAACTGCTGCCGACGGCCGGGGGCTGTTCCGAACCGTCGATCGGTGTCACGCAAACCAAACCCGCCCGCCGTGCGGCGGTGTGA
- a CDS encoding acyl-CoA desaturase: protein MPTLSSTNLPNTSPEATPNEPVPEPIFPPPQQVFSTGRKVLSWVTTFVGVTVPLAGLVTGIVLAWGWGFFGWVDLALLVGMYLMSMLGVTVGFHRLFTHRSFQTVRPVQILFGAFGSMSFQGPLLDWVGRHRLHHQHSDKDGDPHSPYPHTRGLKGWLQGFWHSHIGWAFAPMPDGLNRYAGDWYRDRTIRAVSALFPLWAFLGVFIPAAIGYAFGGWKGALTGFIWGGLVRILLGHHATWSVNSICHLWGSKPYAAGDESRNNVLVGIVALGEGWHNNHHAFPSSARHGLQWWQFDLSWIVIQSLVLCRLAWRVRLPSRGELIARAADTAPRAAASTAS from the coding sequence TTGCCTACTTTGTCAAGCACCAACCTCCCCAATACCTCGCCCGAAGCCACACCGAACGAGCCGGTTCCCGAGCCGATCTTTCCGCCGCCACAGCAGGTGTTCAGCACCGGGCGCAAGGTGTTGTCGTGGGTCACAACGTTCGTCGGGGTTACGGTTCCCCTAGCCGGTCTGGTCACGGGAATCGTCCTGGCGTGGGGGTGGGGGTTCTTCGGCTGGGTCGACCTCGCACTGCTGGTCGGGATGTACCTGATGTCCATGCTGGGCGTCACGGTCGGGTTCCACCGGTTGTTCACGCACCGCTCGTTCCAAACCGTGCGACCGGTCCAAATTCTCTTCGGAGCGTTCGGGTCGATGTCGTTCCAGGGGCCGCTGCTCGACTGGGTCGGGCGGCACCGGCTCCACCACCAACACAGTGACAAGGACGGCGACCCACACTCCCCGTACCCGCACACGCGCGGGCTGAAGGGCTGGCTCCAGGGCTTCTGGCACTCGCACATCGGGTGGGCGTTCGCGCCGATGCCGGACGGACTGAACCGCTACGCGGGCGACTGGTACCGCGATCGGACGATCCGCGCGGTCAGCGCGTTGTTCCCGCTGTGGGCGTTCCTCGGTGTGTTCATCCCGGCCGCGATCGGGTACGCTTTCGGAGGATGGAAGGGCGCACTTACCGGGTTCATCTGGGGCGGACTGGTGCGCATCCTGCTCGGGCACCACGCCACGTGGAGCGTGAACTCGATCTGCCACTTGTGGGGCAGCAAGCCCTACGCCGCCGGCGACGAGAGCCGTAACAACGTGTTGGTCGGCATCGTGGCGCTGGGCGAGGGGTGGCACAACAACCACCACGCCTTCCCGTCGTCGGCCCGGCACGGCCTCCAGTGGTGGCAGTTCGATCTGAGCTGGATCGTGATCCAATCGCTTGTACTCTGCCGGCTCGCGTGGCGGGTGCGCCTGCCCTCGCGCGGCGAACTCATCGCTCGTGCCGCGGACACCGCACCCCGTGCAGCGGCCAGTACCGCGTCGTAG
- a CDS encoding (Fe-S)-binding protein, translated as MNTTPDLADSETQRKSLPILSANVPAATATGGPIPAPPHTCGSGSPGPNIDYELVLDCVHCGLCTASCPTYVETSNEADSPRGRIYLMRGVIDGALKLDNDVKRHLDLCLNCRACETACPSGVQYGRLIEPFREFMNELEPGRQVQSLNALQKLLLFHVFPYRWRNRLSLAPARLMQWTGLDWLTEKSGLMGLVPQSLRSMKQMLPALKPHYGQLPEVLEPIGKRRARVALFLGCVADSLYPDTNYATAKVLQANGCEVWIPRSQSCCGALHYHSAEEAPARAFAAANCETFGANDAEKFKSLDAIITNAAGCGYQLKDYAHMMHNTPEAESAARFQSKVRDVSEFLMELGPVKPTHPLNIKATYHDACHLRHAQQVFKQPRALLEMIPGLELIPLPESELCCGAAGSYNLTQPEMADRLGKRKTSNIAATGAKALFTGNVGCLMQITRHLKALDPDVWCAHPVDALWASYSGEMPKELEG; from the coding sequence ATGAATACCACTCCCGATCTGGCCGACTCCGAAACGCAGCGGAAGTCGCTGCCCATTCTCTCCGCGAACGTGCCCGCTGCGACCGCGACCGGCGGGCCGATCCCCGCGCCGCCGCACACGTGCGGTTCTGGGTCGCCCGGGCCGAACATTGATTACGAACTGGTTCTCGATTGCGTTCACTGCGGGCTCTGCACCGCCAGTTGCCCGACCTACGTGGAAACGTCGAACGAGGCGGATTCCCCGCGCGGGCGCATCTACCTGATGCGCGGCGTGATTGACGGCGCGCTCAAGCTCGATAACGACGTGAAGCGGCACCTCGATCTGTGCCTCAACTGTCGCGCGTGTGAAACCGCGTGCCCGTCCGGGGTGCAGTACGGGCGGCTCATTGAGCCGTTCCGCGAGTTCATGAACGAACTCGAACCGGGGCGCCAGGTGCAATCGCTCAACGCGCTCCAGAAGCTCCTGCTGTTTCACGTGTTCCCATACCGGTGGCGGAACCGGCTGTCGCTCGCCCCGGCCCGCTTAATGCAGTGGACCGGTCTCGACTGGCTCACCGAAAAAAGCGGCCTGATGGGACTGGTCCCGCAATCGCTCCGCAGCATGAAGCAGATGCTGCCCGCGTTGAAACCGCACTACGGGCAGTTACCGGAAGTGCTGGAGCCGATCGGTAAGCGGCGCGCTCGGGTCGCGCTCTTTCTCGGGTGCGTCGCGGACTCCCTCTACCCCGACACGAACTACGCGACCGCCAAAGTGCTCCAGGCGAACGGCTGCGAGGTGTGGATTCCGCGGAGCCAGAGCTGCTGCGGCGCGCTGCATTACCACTCCGCGGAAGAAGCCCCGGCCCGTGCTTTCGCGGCTGCGAACTGCGAAACGTTCGGCGCGAACGACGCGGAAAAGTTCAAGTCGCTCGACGCGATTATCACCAACGCGGCCGGGTGTGGGTACCAGCTCAAAGACTATGCCCACATGATGCACAACACGCCCGAGGCGGAATCCGCGGCGCGGTTCCAGAGCAAGGTGCGGGACGTGAGCGAGTTCCTGATGGAACTCGGCCCCGTGAAGCCCACTCACCCGCTGAACATCAAAGCGACGTACCATGACGCCTGCCACCTGCGACACGCACAGCAGGTTTTCAAACAGCCTCGCGCGCTGCTCGAAATGATCCCGGGTCTGGAACTGATTCCACTTCCTGAAAGCGAGCTCTGTTGCGGCGCGGCGGGGAGTTACAACCTCACGCAGCCCGAAATGGCCGATCGGCTCGGCAAGCGGAAGACCTCGAACATCGCCGCGACCGGTGCGAAGGCGCTGTTCACGGGTAACGTCGGCTGTCTAATGCAGATCACGCGGCACCTGAAGGCTCTCGACCCGGACGTGTGGTGCGCACATCCGGTCGATGCGCTGTGGGCGAGCTACAGCGGCGAAATGCCGAAGGAACTGGAAGGGTGA
- the lptE gene encoding LPS assembly lipoprotein LptE yields MAISRRQFLAFGAPAALALVTGCQNGFQIFGYRAGADALYDPNIKTVYVPTFNNRAFQTTPYRGLEEDVTQAVIREIGKTTPFRVTSDVSRADTELLGNIVSISKTLLNRNQQNQLREGEIAVRVDVVWRDLRDGTILSNPRRAPRPGELDGPPIPFDPNVPVPPVVKDREDLLPASILATGRLLPELGETNASASKRITEQIAVQIVSMMERKWDRTENTNKR; encoded by the coding sequence ATGGCTATCAGCCGCAGACAGTTCCTCGCGTTCGGTGCCCCCGCCGCGCTCGCGCTGGTGACCGGGTGCCAGAACGGGTTCCAGATCTTCGGCTACCGCGCCGGCGCGGATGCGCTGTACGACCCGAATATCAAGACCGTGTACGTCCCAACGTTCAACAACCGGGCGTTCCAAACGACCCCGTACCGAGGGTTAGAGGAAGACGTTACCCAGGCGGTGATCCGCGAGATCGGCAAAACAACGCCGTTCCGTGTCACGTCTGATGTGAGCAGGGCCGATACCGAGCTGCTCGGCAACATCGTTTCGATCTCCAAAACGCTGCTCAACCGCAACCAGCAGAACCAGTTGCGCGAAGGGGAAATCGCAGTGAGGGTGGACGTGGTGTGGCGCGACCTGCGCGACGGCACGATCCTCTCCAACCCGCGCCGCGCGCCGCGCCCCGGCGAACTCGACGGCCCGCCGATCCCGTTCGACCCGAACGTCCCGGTCCCGCCCGTGGTGAAGGACCGCGAGGATCTGCTCCCCGCGAGCATCCTCGCTACGGGGCGCCTGTTGCCGGAACTGGGCGAAACGAACGCCTCGGCCTCGAAACGCATTACGGAACAAATCGCGGTCCAGATCGTGTCGATGATGGAGCGGAAATGGGATCGCACGGAAAACACGAACAAGCGGTGA
- a CDS encoding helix-turn-helix domain-containing protein — MPDPFSTLTERRLAVLKVLAARGPLTIQQIAAKTGSSRHAVERVLNYEWFERLNSGRASLFGLTEAGREKASDCEST; from the coding sequence ATGCCCGACCCATTTTCGACACTCACGGAACGCCGGTTGGCGGTTCTAAAGGTTCTTGCCGCACGCGGACCGCTCACGATTCAACAGATCGCGGCCAAAACAGGTTCTTCGCGCCATGCGGTCGAGCGCGTCCTCAACTACGAATGGTTCGAGCGCCTCAACAGTGGGCGCGCTTCGCTCTTCGGTCTTACCGAGGCAGGGAGGGAAAAGGCTTCCGACTGCGAAAGCACCTAA
- the dapA gene encoding 4-hydroxy-tetrahydrodipicolinate synthase: MKLQGIIPPVVTPMTTDQEVDLPGLRKHIDLMLARGVHGIFVLGTTGEFYALDEHEKQQVVAAAIAHVGGRSPVFAGTGAETTREVIRLTKMAEKEGAAGVSVITPYFIKPNQAELFDHFRRIAESTALPVVLYNNPATCGGLSIEPETVARLAEVPNIIGIKDSSGDLQNTIEIIRQTPRDTFSVLNGRDTLILAALQTGAQGAIPASCNIAPELCVGIYESFVKGDVESAKVFQSRLHGVRMAMSLGTGNSAVKEAMALLGRSAGPMRSPVAPFSEAQKAKLKAILEKADLLG; encoded by the coding sequence ATGAAGCTCCAGGGAATTATTCCGCCGGTCGTGACGCCGATGACCACTGACCAAGAGGTAGACCTCCCCGGTCTCCGCAAGCACATCGACCTGATGCTTGCGCGGGGCGTTCACGGCATCTTCGTGCTCGGTACCACGGGCGAGTTCTACGCGCTCGATGAGCACGAGAAGCAACAGGTCGTTGCGGCCGCGATCGCACACGTCGGTGGCCGATCGCCCGTGTTCGCTGGGACCGGGGCGGAGACCACACGCGAGGTGATTCGCCTCACGAAGATGGCCGAGAAGGAGGGCGCGGCGGGTGTGTCCGTTATCACGCCGTACTTCATCAAGCCGAACCAGGCCGAACTCTTCGATCACTTCCGCCGCATCGCAGAGAGCACCGCACTACCCGTCGTGCTGTACAACAACCCGGCCACGTGCGGGGGGCTGAGCATCGAACCCGAAACGGTCGCTCGGCTCGCCGAGGTGCCCAACATCATCGGCATCAAGGACTCGTCCGGAGACCTGCAAAACACCATCGAAATCATTCGCCAAACGCCGCGCGACACGTTCAGCGTGCTAAACGGGCGCGACACACTCATCCTCGCGGCGCTGCAAACCGGCGCGCAGGGGGCGATACCGGCGTCGTGCAACATCGCGCCGGAGTTGTGCGTCGGAATCTACGAATCGTTCGTAAAAGGTGACGTCGAATCTGCGAAAGTCTTTCAGTCGCGCTTACACGGCGTCCGGATGGCGATGAGCCTCGGCACCGGCAACAGTGCGGTGAAAGAAGCGATGGCACTTTTGGGGCGCAGCGCGGGACCGATGCGTTCGCCCGTGGCACCGTTCTCTGAAGCACAGAAGGCCAAACTGAAGGCGATTCTGGAAAAAGCCGATTTATTGGGGTAA
- a CDS encoding FAD-binding oxidoreductase, with protein sequence MANSITLDSFGPLPVERPASLAELCDLVKRTRAAKHGLYPVGGRTTLDFGLPPTKPGVACDTSALSGVIDYPARDMTITARAGTTIAAVQAELAREGQWLPIDVPFPERATLGGAVATNASGPRRFGHGTLRDYVIGISFVSDDGVEVKAGGRVVKNVAGYDLMKLQIGALGTLGVITQLTLKVKPKPEASAAVVLGCDEGALGAVLDRLAASKTRPIAVELLNEAAWREVRIGAPMTAPWVIVVGFEEKATAVRWQVETLIDELKVVSVRDVAELPDTSIFDALTSLQLRTGTRFLGKLSVLPSKLADTILKLPSDSLVHAHALNGIAWVHSDEVLPESATVRRCPADRKKALQVEGPVPSSWELMRHVKQTLDPDNVFNPGRLFGDI encoded by the coding sequence GTGGCTAATTCCATCACCCTCGACTCATTCGGCCCGTTACCCGTCGAGCGCCCCGCGAGCCTCGCGGAACTGTGCGACCTCGTGAAACGCACGCGCGCGGCGAAACACGGCCTGTACCCCGTCGGCGGGCGCACCACGCTGGATTTTGGCCTCCCGCCGACCAAGCCGGGTGTCGCGTGTGATACGAGCGCTCTTTCTGGTGTGATCGATTACCCCGCGCGCGATATGACGATCACCGCGCGCGCCGGGACCACGATCGCGGCGGTCCAGGCAGAACTGGCCAGGGAAGGGCAGTGGCTCCCGATCGACGTACCGTTCCCGGAGCGAGCCACGCTCGGGGGCGCGGTAGCAACCAACGCGAGCGGCCCGCGGCGCTTCGGTCACGGCACACTCCGCGATTACGTGATCGGCATCTCGTTCGTCAGTGACGATGGTGTGGAAGTCAAGGCCGGCGGGCGCGTGGTGAAAAACGTGGCTGGCTACGATCTGATGAAGCTCCAAATCGGGGCGCTCGGCACACTCGGTGTTATCACACAACTCACGCTCAAGGTGAAGCCGAAGCCGGAAGCGTCCGCCGCGGTCGTTTTGGGCTGTGATGAAGGGGCGCTCGGTGCAGTTCTCGATCGACTGGCTGCGTCCAAGACTCGTCCCATTGCAGTCGAACTGCTGAACGAGGCCGCGTGGCGCGAAGTGCGCATCGGTGCCCCTATGACCGCGCCGTGGGTGATTGTTGTTGGCTTCGAGGAGAAGGCCACAGCGGTGCGCTGGCAGGTCGAGACCCTGATCGACGAATTGAAAGTCGTTTCAGTACGCGATGTGGCCGAACTGCCTGACACATCCATTTTCGACGCGCTGACGTCGTTGCAACTGCGGACCGGAACGCGGTTCCTCGGAAAACTCTCCGTGCTGCCGAGTAAACTGGCCGATACGATCCTTAAATTGCCGAGCGATTCTCTCGTTCACGCACACGCGCTGAACGGTATCGCGTGGGTTCACAGTGACGAAGTGCTTCCCGAAAGCGCGACCGTTCGACGGTGCCCCGCGGATCGCAAGAAGGCTCTCCAAGTCGAGGGGCCGGTGCCGTCGAGTTGGGAGCTGATGCGGCACGTCAAGCAGACACTCGACCCGGATAACGTGTTCAACCCCGGCCGTCTTTTCGGCGATATCTGA
- a CDS encoding HD domain-containing phosphohydrolase: MESPRVVLSLSDSGSAAPRTWASACHLRIGRLPELEVSVDDLSVSRLHAEVYLADEGWVVRDRGSSNGTILNGVRIGRTPQPVKISDAIQIGNLHFKVEHVHVRPVTVRLGNKTVQVEAAARRQAGPAEFDPPQDAMSRDLKSFFRLVRGAHRLSETGRVSDALQAVLDGAVAFFGARRAGLFLLDEVTGQLAVRYFSASSGGLVPARSPSKTLATLAFRRRQSLLFKDRTEAAKYQAESAVRGDVNSIMCLVLRAPDREFGVLQFDRALETEPFTEADLNLADTLADAIALGVDRQQLVERNRALFVQTVTALAQAVEMRDEYTGNHTQRVTTYALMLAEEMGLPEDERRQLQVATLLHDIGKIAIDDQVLRKPGRLSDHEFATMKTHVLRGTEIVQMIPGLAWALPVVRGHHERWDGRGYPDGLKGEAIPLSARVVAVADAFDAMTSDRPYRAGMPAARAFAELQAGSGTHFDPQCVEAFVRIRPQLEVLLEREAVERRNAASGDHTLSRQEIERERAAALADPTASTLRNAFADKAPTDRL; encoded by the coding sequence ATGGAATCGCCGCGCGTTGTGCTTTCACTTTCGGACAGTGGCAGTGCTGCGCCGCGCACGTGGGCGTCCGCGTGCCACCTGCGCATCGGCCGGTTACCAGAGCTGGAAGTTTCCGTCGACGACCTCTCGGTGAGTCGGCTCCACGCCGAAGTGTACCTGGCCGACGAGGGCTGGGTGGTCCGCGACCGGGGCAGTTCCAACGGGACCATTTTGAACGGCGTGCGGATCGGCCGGACCCCTCAGCCGGTAAAAATTAGCGACGCGATTCAGATCGGGAACCTGCACTTCAAGGTCGAACACGTTCACGTGCGCCCGGTAACGGTCCGGCTCGGCAATAAGACGGTCCAGGTCGAGGCCGCGGCCCGGCGCCAGGCGGGGCCGGCCGAGTTCGACCCGCCGCAGGACGCGATGTCGCGCGACCTGAAGAGCTTCTTCCGGCTCGTGCGCGGCGCGCACCGACTGTCGGAAACGGGGCGCGTGAGCGACGCTCTCCAAGCGGTGCTGGACGGCGCGGTCGCATTCTTTGGTGCGCGGCGCGCGGGCCTGTTCCTGCTTGATGAGGTGACGGGGCAGCTCGCGGTCCGGTACTTTTCGGCCTCCTCGGGCGGACTGGTTCCCGCGCGGTCGCCGAGCAAGACGCTGGCGACGCTCGCGTTCCGCCGGCGCCAGTCCCTGTTGTTCAAGGATCGGACCGAGGCCGCGAAGTACCAAGCCGAGAGCGCCGTTCGCGGGGATGTGAACTCGATCATGTGCCTGGTGCTCCGCGCACCAGACCGCGAGTTCGGGGTGCTCCAGTTCGACCGCGCACTGGAAACCGAGCCGTTCACCGAAGCCGATTTGAACCTCGCCGACACACTGGCCGATGCGATCGCGCTGGGGGTGGACCGCCAGCAACTCGTCGAGAGGAACCGGGCGCTGTTCGTGCAAACGGTGACGGCCCTCGCGCAAGCCGTGGAAATGCGCGACGAGTACACGGGGAACCACACCCAGCGCGTGACCACTTATGCGCTGATGCTGGCCGAAGAAATGGGGCTGCCCGAGGACGAGCGCCGGCAGTTGCAAGTCGCGACCCTGTTGCACGACATCGGCAAGATCGCGATCGACGACCAGGTGCTGCGGAAGCCCGGTCGGTTGTCGGACCACGAGTTCGCGACGATGAAGACGCACGTGCTCCGCGGGACCGAGATCGTGCAGATGATCCCCGGGCTGGCGTGGGCGCTGCCGGTCGTGCGCGGGCACCACGAGCGCTGGGACGGGCGCGGGTACCCGGACGGGCTGAAGGGCGAGGCGATCCCGCTGTCGGCCCGCGTGGTCGCGGTGGCCGATGCGTTCGACGCGATGACTTCGGACCGCCCGTACCGCGCCGGGATGCCCGCGGCGCGGGCGTTCGCCGAACTGCAGGCCGGATCGGGAACGCACTTCGATCCGCAGTGCGTGGAAGCGTTCGTCCGCATCCGGCCGCAGCTCGAAGTGCTACTGGAGCGCGAGGCCGTCGAGCGCCGCAACGCGGCGAGCGGGGACCACACACTCTCGCGCCAGGAGATCGAGCGCGAGCGCGCCGCGGCACTCGCGGACCCCACCGCCTCGACGCTCCGGAACGCCTTCGCGGACAAGGCGCCGACGGACCGACTCTGA